The proteins below are encoded in one region of Streptomyces roseirectus:
- a CDS encoding extracellular solute-binding protein, producing MTPNAASASPGSSRRSFLASTAVATAAVAGGLPLLSACGSSESGSRDGTTSGKNAKKILPAYVASNVVTPDIPSKNGSAVGFIGKVDSATLKTSVPKKLGKGGKVTIMSPFWGSPPKDGNAYYKAMNDLIGVDVVWRNQDGATYDQKLGAVLASSDVPDMVVVPGWNMGGKIPSAIIGKFADLGPYLSGDAVKEYPNLAAIPTDAWQRCIFGGKLRGLPMPASYVGNIVPFYRKDIFDKEGYQVPTSTDEFMALAKEITNPRAKRWACGPNLKWTAFGTFGVLSGGEKALGWNLTDGKLVYRVETEEFLEALEWTRKLYASGVVHPDAWLGKNQAVDPATKFAAGEFLMYSGDMSGWWGQQASQQIHNPEFKIWGMDIFGHGGNAPQLWATQPANIFAFINKNASEAVVRDALAAANVTAAPYGTKEYMLTNYGVEGTHYNLKDGAPVKTDQGNIDVINAYVMIASPAANIARPDFPDIGRAAVEWQQRMGALTKKSTFFGMQITEPTRFTNLSNDMEQLEDDIVRGRKKISDMQAWVSDWRKKGGDGLRDWYQKLLDENGTATS from the coding sequence ATGACGCCGAACGCCGCTTCCGCCTCCCCCGGTTCCAGCCGGAGAAGCTTCCTCGCCTCCACGGCGGTCGCCACCGCCGCGGTCGCGGGCGGACTGCCCCTGCTGAGTGCCTGCGGCAGTTCAGAAAGCGGCTCGCGCGACGGCACCACCTCGGGCAAGAACGCGAAGAAGATCCTTCCGGCGTACGTCGCGAGCAACGTCGTGACGCCCGACATCCCGTCCAAGAACGGCTCCGCGGTCGGCTTCATCGGCAAGGTCGACAGCGCCACCCTCAAGACCTCGGTGCCCAAGAAACTCGGCAAGGGCGGCAAGGTCACCATCATGTCGCCGTTCTGGGGCTCCCCGCCCAAGGACGGCAACGCCTACTACAAGGCCATGAACGACCTGATCGGCGTCGACGTCGTCTGGCGCAACCAGGACGGCGCCACCTACGACCAGAAGCTCGGCGCGGTCCTCGCCTCCAGTGACGTCCCCGACATGGTCGTCGTCCCCGGCTGGAACATGGGCGGCAAGATCCCCAGCGCCATCATCGGCAAGTTCGCCGACCTCGGTCCCTACCTCTCCGGCGACGCCGTCAAGGAGTACCCGAACCTCGCGGCGATCCCCACCGACGCCTGGCAACGCTGCATCTTCGGCGGCAAGTTGCGCGGACTGCCGATGCCGGCGTCGTACGTCGGCAACATCGTGCCCTTCTACCGCAAGGACATCTTCGACAAGGAGGGGTACCAAGTACCCACCTCCACCGACGAGTTCATGGCGCTCGCCAAGGAGATCACCAACCCCAGGGCCAAGCGGTGGGCCTGCGGCCCCAACCTGAAGTGGACGGCGTTCGGCACGTTCGGGGTGCTCTCCGGGGGCGAGAAGGCGCTCGGCTGGAACCTCACCGACGGCAAGCTGGTCTACCGCGTCGAGACCGAGGAGTTCCTCGAAGCGCTGGAGTGGACACGGAAGTTGTACGCCTCCGGGGTCGTCCACCCCGACGCGTGGCTCGGCAAGAACCAGGCCGTCGACCCCGCCACCAAGTTCGCCGCCGGCGAGTTCCTCATGTACAGCGGCGACATGTCCGGTTGGTGGGGACAGCAGGCCAGCCAGCAGATCCACAACCCCGAGTTCAAGATCTGGGGCATGGACATCTTCGGCCACGGCGGCAACGCACCCCAGCTGTGGGCCACCCAGCCCGCCAACATCTTCGCGTTCATCAACAAGAACGCCTCCGAAGCCGTCGTCCGCGACGCGCTCGCCGCCGCCAACGTGACCGCCGCGCCGTACGGGACGAAGGAGTACATGCTCACCAACTACGGCGTCGAAGGCACCCACTACAACCTCAAGGACGGCGCCCCGGTCAAGACCGACCAGGGCAACATCGACGTCATCAACGCGTACGTCATGATCGCCAGCCCCGCCGCCAACATCGCCCGCCCCGACTTCCCCGACATCGGCCGTGCCGCCGTCGAGTGGCAGCAGCGGATGGGAGCGCTCACCAAGAAGTCGACCTTCTTCGGCATGCAGATCACCGAACCCACCCGCTTCACCAACCTCTCCAACGACATGGAGCAGTTGGAGGACGACATCGTGCGTGGCCGCAAGAAGATCAGCGACATGCAGGCGTGGGTCAGCGACTGGCGCAAGAAGGGCGGCGACGGACTGCGCGACTGGTACCAGAAACTGCTGGACGAGAACGGCACGGCGACGAGCTGA
- a CDS encoding glycoside hydrolase family 3 C-terminal domain-containing protein gives MTASTPSTPPFRDPRLPFAKRIDDLLSRLTLDEKVFFLHQYVPAVERLGIAAWRTGQEGLHGVAWMGPATVFPQAVGLGATWNPELVRRVGEAVAREVRAMSARDERVGLNVWAPVVNLLRHPLWGRNEEGYSEDPRLTSAIATAYTHGLRGGHPVFWRTAPILKHWLAHNNETARDTSSSSVRPRVLHEYDLRAFRSTVEAGAVAGVMPAYNLVNGRPNHVSPYLNDHLRTWTEDDLFVCSDACAPSNLVETEHYFDTYEESTAAAVVAGLDSFTDHGTDPTKTVERLKGALEQGLLTEKEIDLAVRRQLSVRFRLGEFDPEGDPYAAEAAFDTPEHRALAQEAAEQAIVLLRNDGMLPLAPDTRIAVVGLLADECKLDWYSGTLIHRSTPLEGLYERFGAERVRFTEGVDRVLLRTSSGAYLTVPRTDSDDEVRGAEGALDPALLKGRTDLPPLTTSPEAGTELALVDWGDGVLTLRAPDGRYLSVAEDGYLRASADQPGGWIVQETFRLEPHDHGHLLRHLGTGHHVQVAADGVKVAGEDPEVFELVVVERGEEAVARAAAEADVTVVIAGNDPHINGRETEDRSTLDLPAHQARLLHAARTANPRTVLVITSAYPYALEPGPLPAVLWTAHGGQAAGTALARVLAGDVSPAGRLPQTWYESDADLPDLLDYDVIGSRQTYLYFEGTPLYPFGHGLSYTSFSYGDLKVEPEGDGLRVSFSVTNTGRTASDEVPQLYTRAVDPSVPRPRRELLAHTRLTLAPGARTEVAFDVPLRAFEFWDVARGSWRLDPGAYDLLVGTSSADIRIRTTVRLAGEPAAPRDVLQLGLLAADFDEQSGAEIVDRTKRAGDSVTPGSSGVAQLVYRNCDFGSSGVARVTVEVAGEGEVTVEAGAVQATLALPSPTETPYTYTLLDAPLALTGVHDVHLRLRGPVRLAHVGFSG, from the coding sequence GTGACCGCATCAACGCCCTCCACGCCGCCCTTCCGCGATCCGCGCCTGCCGTTCGCGAAGCGCATCGACGACCTGCTCTCGCGTCTGACGCTGGACGAGAAGGTGTTCTTCCTGCACCAGTACGTGCCGGCCGTCGAACGGCTCGGCATCGCCGCGTGGCGCACCGGCCAGGAGGGGCTGCACGGTGTCGCCTGGATGGGTCCGGCGACGGTGTTCCCGCAGGCGGTGGGGCTCGGCGCGACCTGGAACCCGGAGCTGGTGCGCCGGGTCGGCGAGGCGGTCGCGCGCGAGGTGCGGGCGATGAGCGCGCGCGACGAACGGGTGGGCCTCAACGTGTGGGCGCCGGTGGTGAACCTGCTGCGCCATCCGCTGTGGGGGCGCAACGAGGAGGGCTACTCGGAGGATCCGCGGCTGACGTCGGCGATCGCGACCGCCTACACGCACGGGCTGCGCGGGGGTCACCCCGTGTTCTGGCGGACGGCGCCGATCCTCAAGCACTGGCTGGCCCACAACAACGAGACGGCGCGCGACACCTCGTCGTCGTCGGTGCGTCCGCGCGTGCTCCACGAGTACGACCTGCGGGCGTTCCGCTCGACGGTCGAGGCGGGCGCGGTGGCCGGGGTGATGCCGGCGTACAACCTGGTCAACGGCCGCCCCAACCACGTCTCCCCGTATCTGAACGACCACCTGCGGACCTGGACCGAGGACGACCTGTTCGTCTGCTCGGACGCCTGCGCGCCGTCCAACCTGGTCGAGACGGAGCACTACTTCGACACGTACGAGGAGTCGACGGCGGCGGCGGTCGTCGCGGGCCTGGACAGCTTCACCGACCACGGCACGGACCCGACGAAGACCGTCGAACGCCTCAAGGGGGCCCTGGAACAGGGGCTGTTGACGGAGAAGGAGATCGACCTGGCGGTCCGCCGCCAGCTCTCCGTCCGCTTCCGGCTCGGCGAGTTCGATCCCGAGGGCGACCCGTACGCCGCCGAGGCCGCCTTCGACACCCCGGAGCACCGCGCGCTCGCCCAGGAGGCCGCCGAGCAGGCGATCGTCCTGCTGCGCAACGACGGCATGCTGCCGCTCGCGCCGGACACACGGATCGCGGTCGTCGGGCTGCTCGCCGACGAGTGCAAACTCGACTGGTACAGCGGCACGTTGATCCACCGCTCGACCCCGCTGGAGGGTCTGTACGAGCGGTTCGGGGCGGAGCGCGTGCGGTTCACGGAGGGCGTGGACCGCGTCCTGCTCAGGACGTCGTCCGGCGCCTACCTGACCGTCCCGCGCACCGACTCGGACGACGAAGTGCGCGGCGCCGAGGGCGCGTTGGACCCGGCGCTCCTCAAGGGGCGTACGGACCTGCCCCCGTTGACGACGTCGCCGGAGGCGGGCACCGAACTCGCCCTCGTCGACTGGGGGGACGGCGTCCTCACCCTGCGCGCGCCCGACGGGCGGTACCTGTCGGTCGCCGAGGACGGGTACCTGCGCGCCTCCGCCGACCAGCCGGGCGGCTGGATCGTCCAGGAGACGTTCCGCCTGGAACCGCACGACCATGGGCATCTCCTCCGGCATCTCGGCACAGGTCACCACGTCCAGGTCGCCGCCGACGGGGTGAAGGTTGCCGGCGAAGATCCGGAAGTCTTCGAGCTGGTGGTCGTCGAGCGGGGCGAGGAGGCGGTGGCGCGGGCCGCCGCCGAGGCGGACGTGACCGTGGTGATCGCGGGCAACGACCCGCACATCAACGGCCGTGAGACGGAGGACCGTTCGACCCTCGACCTGCCCGCGCACCAGGCCCGGCTGCTGCACGCCGCCCGCACCGCGAACCCGCGTACGGTCCTGGTCATCACCTCGGCCTACCCCTACGCCCTGGAACCGGGCCCGCTGCCCGCCGTCCTGTGGACCGCGCACGGCGGCCAGGCGGCCGGCACCGCCCTCGCCCGGGTCCTCGCCGGTGACGTCTCGCCCGCCGGGCGGCTCCCGCAGACCTGGTACGAGTCCGACGCGGACCTCCCGGACCTCCTGGACTACGACGTCATCGGCAGCCGTCAGACCTACCTGTACTTCGAGGGCACCCCGCTCTACCCGTTCGGGCACGGTCTGTCCTACACGTCGTTCTCGTACGGCGATCTGAAGGTGGAGCCGGAGGGGGACGGTCTGCGCGTCTCCTTCTCCGTCACCAACACCGGCCGCACCGCCTCCGACGAGGTCCCGCAGCTCTACACCCGTGCCGTCGACCCGTCGGTGCCCCGCCCCCGCCGCGAGCTGCTGGCCCACACGCGCCTCACGCTCGCCCCCGGCGCCCGCACGGAGGTGGCGTTCGACGTCCCCCTGCGCGCCTTCGAGTTCTGGGACGTCGCCCGGGGTTCCTGGCGCCTCGACCCCGGCGCGTACGACCTCCTCGTCGGCACCTCCAGCGCGGACATCCGCATCCGGACGACGGTCAGGCTGGCCGGCGAACCCGCGGCCCCCCGCGACGTCCTCCAACTCGGGCTGCTCGCGGCCGACTTCGACGAGCAGAGCGGCGCGGAGATCGTGGACCGCACGAAGCGGGCGGGTGACTCGGTGACGCCGGGTTCCTCGGGCGTGGCCCAACTGGTCTACCGGAACTGTGACTTCGGGTCATCCGGGGTGGCCCGGGTGACCGTCGAGGTGGCGGGCGAGGGCGAGGTCACGGTGGAGGCGGGCGCCGTCCAGGCGACCCTCGCGCTCCCCTCCCCCACCGAAACCCCGTACACCTACACCCTGTTGGACGCCCCCCTCGCCCTCACCGGCGTGCACGACGTCCACCTCAGGCTGCGCGGGCCCGTCCGGCTCGCGCACGTCGGCTTCTCCGGCTGA
- a CDS encoding WD40/YVTN/BNR-like repeat-containing protein: MHPTRRTVLATSAAAATLTALPLTQGQARATPSKPAPYRWRNAVIGGTGFVTGVVFHPAVRGLAYSRTDIGGAYRWDDRKACWTPLTDHLGWDDWNLLGVEAIAIDPAHPNRVYLALGTYTQPWAGNGAILRSEDRGTTWTRTDLTVKLGANEDGRGTGERLLVDPRNSDTLWLGTRHDGLLRSTDRGATWTPAPFPASPSPTGQGVTLLVAAGRTLYAGWGDSDGTAPTLYRTVNGTDWEPVPGTPTGTAAKVPVRAAYDRHTRELYVTYANAPGPNGQSDGAVHKLATSTGTWTDVTPARPGGTTPDGSADTFGYGGVAVDARRPGTAVVSTNNRWAAVDTLYRTTDGGRTWTSLKETAEFDVSETPFLKWGGTEPKFGWWIQAVALDPFDSRHVVYGTGATLYGTRDLRHWAPEIRGLEETAVVQLISPPVGEAHLLSGLGDIGVMYHERLTRSPSRGMASNPVFGSSTGLSQAAAKPAYVVRSGWGDHGNGAYSLDGGRSWNPFAAQPAIAKDAPGPIAANADGSVLLWSFARDGAKHPTYRSVDNGTTWSEVTSFPKGARPVADPADPTRFYAFDFDAGTVLASTDSGLSFTARASGLPSGDVQFQLVAAPGRSGDLWLSTKTGGLFRSTDGGATFTKIASCWASHTLGFGKAAPGAAYPAVYMVGSVETGTAVYRSDDEAKTWVRINDDRHQWGWTGTVITGDPRVYGRVYLGTNGRGIQYGEPPR; the protein is encoded by the coding sequence ATGCACCCCACCCGCCGCACTGTCCTCGCCACCTCCGCCGCAGCCGCGACCCTCACCGCCCTCCCGCTCACACAGGGCCAAGCGCGGGCGACCCCGTCGAAGCCCGCCCCCTACCGCTGGCGCAACGCGGTGATCGGGGGCACGGGTTTCGTGACCGGTGTCGTGTTCCATCCCGCGGTGAGGGGCCTGGCCTACTCCAGAACCGACATAGGCGGCGCCTACCGCTGGGACGACAGAAAAGCCTGCTGGACGCCGCTGACGGACCACCTCGGCTGGGACGACTGGAACCTCCTCGGCGTCGAGGCGATCGCGATCGACCCGGCGCACCCGAACCGTGTCTACCTGGCCCTGGGCACGTACACCCAGCCGTGGGCCGGCAACGGGGCGATCCTGCGGTCGGAGGACCGCGGCACGACCTGGACCCGCACCGACCTGACCGTGAAACTCGGCGCCAACGAGGACGGCAGGGGCACCGGCGAACGCCTCCTCGTGGACCCGAGGAACAGCGACACCCTGTGGCTCGGCACCCGGCACGACGGCCTGCTGAGGTCGACGGACCGGGGCGCGACCTGGACGCCGGCCCCCTTCCCGGCGTCCCCGAGCCCGACGGGCCAGGGCGTCACCCTCCTCGTGGCGGCCGGCCGCACCCTGTACGCGGGCTGGGGCGACTCGGACGGCACGGCCCCCACCCTGTACCGCACGGTGAACGGCACGGACTGGGAACCGGTCCCCGGCACTCCCACCGGCACCGCCGCGAAGGTCCCGGTGAGGGCCGCGTACGACCGCCACACCCGCGAGCTGTACGTGACGTACGCGAACGCCCCGGGCCCCAACGGTCAGTCCGACGGCGCCGTCCACAAGCTGGCGACGTCCACCGGCACCTGGACCGACGTCACCCCCGCGCGGCCGGGCGGCACGACCCCGGACGGCTCGGCGGACACCTTCGGCTACGGCGGCGTCGCCGTGGACGCCCGCCGACCGGGCACGGCCGTCGTCTCGACCAACAACCGCTGGGCGGCCGTCGACACCCTGTACCGCACGACCGACGGCGGCCGGACCTGGACGTCCCTCAAGGAGACCGCCGAGTTCGACGTGTCGGAGACCCCGTTCCTCAAGTGGGGCGGGACGGAGCCGAAGTTCGGCTGGTGGATCCAGGCCGTCGCGCTGGACCCGTTCGACTCCCGGCACGTGGTGTACGGCACCGGCGCCACCCTGTACGGCACCCGGGACCTGCGGCACTGGGCCCCGGAGATCAGGGGGCTGGAGGAGACGGCGGTGGTCCAGCTCATCTCACCCCCGGTCGGGGAGGCGCACCTGCTGAGCGGCCTCGGTGACATCGGCGTCATGTACCACGAGCGGCTGACGAGGTCCCCGTCGCGCGGGATGGCCTCGAACCCCGTGTTCGGCTCGTCGACCGGGCTGTCGCAGGCCGCGGCCAAGCCCGCGTACGTGGTCCGCAGCGGCTGGGGCGACCACGGCAACGGCGCGTACTCCCTGGACGGCGGGCGCAGTTGGAACCCCTTCGCCGCTCAGCCCGCGATCGCCAAGGACGCCCCGGGGCCGATCGCCGCCAACGCCGACGGAAGCGTGCTGCTGTGGAGCTTCGCCCGGGACGGCGCCAAGCACCCCACCTACCGCTCGGTGGACAACGGCACGACCTGGTCCGAGGTCACCTCCTTCCCGAAGGGCGCCCGACCGGTCGCCGACCCGGCCGATCCGACGCGGTTCTACGCGTTCGACTTCGATGCCGGAACCGTACTCGCCAGCACTGACAGCGGCCTCTCCTTCACCGCCCGCGCGAGCGGTCTGCCCTCCGGCGACGTCCAGTTCCAGCTGGTCGCGGCCCCGGGCCGGTCCGGCGACCTGTGGCTGAGCACCAAGACCGGCGGCCTCTTCCGCTCGACCGACGGGGGAGCGACCTTCACGAAGATCGCGAGCTGCTGGGCCTCGCACACCCTCGGCTTCGGCAAGGCCGCGCCGGGCGCCGCCTACCCGGCGGTCTACATGGTCGGTTCGGTCGAGACCGGCACGGCCGTGTACCGCTCGGACGACGAGGCGAAGACCTGGGTCCGCATCAACGACGACCGGCACCAGTGGGGCTGGACCGGCACGGTGATCACCGGCGACCCGAGGGTGTACGGCCGCGTCTACCTCGGGACCAACGGCCGGGGCATCCAGTACGGGGAGCCGCCCCGATGA
- a CDS encoding carbohydrate ABC transporter permease gives MSAVLDKSVRKPGRWAAPPRPVWEEEPTKAGLAGKGLVLGLACLAILFPLWIIVVTSLSSRETIDQAGGLVMVPKGITFVAYRELLSGGQVTRAAVISVLITVVGTLFSMTVSVLCAYGLSRSGSLGHRWMLMLLLATMFFSAGLIPTYLLVQSLGLTDTYLALILPSAVSVFNILVLRGFFMGISQELVDSARIDGAGDFRILWQIVMPLSRAVLAVITLFYAVGYWSAWFNASLYLNEQNMMPLQNVMIQLVQKQEAPVGLAQAIRTGELSGLAVQMAVMVMALLPVAVLSPFVQKHFKKGMLTGAVKG, from the coding sequence ATGAGCGCCGTGCTCGACAAGTCCGTGCGGAAACCCGGGCGCTGGGCCGCACCGCCGCGGCCCGTCTGGGAGGAGGAGCCCACGAAGGCCGGGCTCGCGGGGAAGGGGCTCGTCCTCGGCCTCGCCTGCCTCGCGATCCTCTTCCCACTGTGGATCATCGTCGTCACGAGTCTGTCCTCGCGCGAGACCATCGACCAGGCCGGCGGGCTCGTCATGGTGCCCAAGGGGATCACCTTCGTCGCCTACCGCGAGCTGCTGAGCGGGGGGCAGGTGACGCGGGCCGCCGTCATCAGCGTCCTCATCACCGTCGTCGGGACGCTGTTCTCGATGACCGTGTCCGTGCTGTGCGCGTACGGGCTCTCGCGGAGCGGGTCCCTGGGGCACCGGTGGATGCTGATGCTGTTGCTGGCGACGATGTTCTTCAGCGCCGGGCTCATTCCCACGTACCTTCTGGTGCAGTCGCTCGGGCTCACCGACACCTACCTCGCGCTGATCCTGCCGAGCGCGGTGAGCGTGTTCAACATCCTCGTCCTGCGCGGGTTCTTCATGGGGATCTCGCAGGAACTCGTCGACAGCGCGCGGATCGACGGGGCCGGGGACTTCCGGATCCTGTGGCAGATCGTGATGCCGCTCTCGCGTGCCGTCCTCGCCGTCATCACCCTGTTCTACGCGGTGGGGTACTGGAGCGCCTGGTTCAACGCGTCCCTCTACCTCAACGAACAGAACATGATGCCCCTCCAGAACGTCATGATCCAGCTCGTCCAGAAGCAGGAGGCCCCCGTCGGCCTCGCCCAGGCCATCCGCACCGGCGAACTCTCCGGCCTCGCCGTCCAGATGGCCGTCATGGTCATGGCCCTCCTCCCCGTCGCCGTCCTCTCCCCGTTCGTCCAGAAACACTTCAAGAAGGGGATGCTGACGGGGGCGGTGAAGGGGTGA
- a CDS encoding ABC transporter permease, whose translation MSHSTVPRSKAEADETGKRTPKTSAGAGTVRKKKRDPGKLSVRLRFRRDRVLILMTLPALLLVLLFNYVPILGNIVAFQEYDPYISSNGVVSILHSPWVGLENFQRLFEDSAFWSAVQNTLVLFFLQLVLYFPIPIALALLINSVVRPRVRAISQAILYLPHFFSWVLVIAVFQQLLGGAGLLSQLLRAHGYDGIDVMSDPDTFKFLVTAESVWKDAGWGIIVFLAALSSVNHDLYEAAAMDGAGRWRRMWHVTLPALRPVIALLLVLRVGDALTVGFEQILLQRDAVGPGASEVLDTFVWWNGVRNQDFGYAAAAGLIKGVVSLGLVLVANKVAHLMGEQGVYKK comes from the coding sequence GTGTCCCACAGCACGGTGCCTCGGAGCAAGGCCGAGGCCGACGAGACAGGGAAGCGGACACCGAAGACGTCCGCCGGTGCGGGCACCGTCCGCAAGAAGAAGCGCGACCCCGGAAAACTGAGCGTACGGCTGCGGTTCCGACGAGACCGCGTGCTCATCCTGATGACCCTGCCGGCTCTCCTGCTGGTCCTGCTCTTCAACTACGTGCCGATCCTCGGCAACATCGTCGCCTTCCAGGAGTACGACCCTTACATCAGCTCCAACGGCGTCGTCTCCATCCTGCACAGCCCCTGGGTCGGCCTGGAGAACTTCCAGCGGCTCTTCGAGGACTCCGCGTTCTGGAGCGCCGTCCAGAACACCCTGGTCCTGTTCTTCCTCCAGCTCGTCCTCTACTTCCCGATCCCGATCGCCCTCGCGCTGCTCATCAACAGCGTCGTGCGGCCCCGGGTGCGGGCGATCTCCCAGGCGATCCTCTACCTCCCGCACTTCTTCTCCTGGGTCCTCGTCATCGCCGTCTTCCAGCAGCTCCTGGGCGGCGCCGGACTGCTCTCCCAGCTGCTGCGCGCCCACGGCTACGACGGCATCGACGTCATGTCCGACCCGGACACGTTCAAGTTCCTCGTCACCGCCGAGAGCGTCTGGAAGGACGCCGGCTGGGGCATCATCGTCTTCCTCGCGGCCCTCTCCTCCGTCAACCACGACCTGTACGAGGCCGCCGCGATGGACGGCGCCGGACGGTGGCGGCGCATGTGGCACGTCACGCTGCCCGCGCTGCGGCCCGTCATCGCGCTGCTGCTGGTGCTGCGCGTCGGGGACGCGCTCACCGTCGGATTCGAACAGATCCTTCTCCAACGCGACGCCGTCGGACCAGGGGCCTCCGAAGTCCTCGACACGTTCGTCTGGTGGAACGGCGTCCGCAACCAGGACTTCGGGTACGCCGCTGCCGCCGGGCTCATCAAGGGCGTCGTCAGTCTCGGTCTCGTCCTCGTCGCGAACAAGGTGGCCCATCTCATGGGCGAGCAGGGGGTCTACAAGAAATGA
- a CDS encoding beta-galactosidase, whose translation MNTPKRPTLADATRGRILFGGDYNPEQWPEETWHEDVRLMREAGVNSVTLGVFSWSTLEPQPGERNFAWLDTLMDLMHENGIGVVLATPTSAPPPWMGRLHPDTLPVTEDGRTEWWGGRQHFSHSSATYRRYAAAITEDLAARYGGHPALTMWHINNEYCTFDHGDEAAAAFRRWLRERYGTLDALNSAWGTAFWSQRYDTWDGILPPRTPHYLKNPTQVLDFRRFTSDALLECYLAERDIVARHTPHIPVTTNFMPLWIGQDGWRWAREEDVVSVDLYPDPRDPLGAQQAALVQDLTRSQANGPWMLMEQAAGPVNWRGVNHPKPRGLNRLWSLQSVARGADAVCYFQWRQSRQGAEKFHSGMVSHAGERGRTFAEVKQIGAELPLIAEHLTPPQKADVALLHDWHSWWAGAQDARPSTEVDLPDVLRAWHRALWEEHLTTDFAHPEHDLSAYPLVVAPQLYLLTDAAIDNLLAYVRGGGTLVCGFFTGAADGDDRIRPGGMDARLRELFGIRTLHEWWPLDAGETVECEGFRGTLWSEEIEPEPGTECVPYKGGELDSLPAVLHRDRAWYVSTLPEPPALRALLGRVAAEAGVRPALDGLPDGVEAVRRGELLFLLNHGPDSVTVQVPAGHLDLLTGTSTENHLTLPRHGAAVLRP comes from the coding sequence ATGAACACACCGAAGCGGCCCACCCTCGCCGACGCCACCCGTGGCCGCATCCTCTTCGGCGGCGACTACAACCCCGAGCAGTGGCCCGAGGAGACCTGGCACGAGGACGTCCGCCTCATGCGCGAGGCCGGCGTCAACTCCGTCACCCTGGGCGTCTTCTCCTGGTCCACCCTCGAACCCCAGCCGGGCGAACGGAACTTCGCCTGGCTGGACACCCTGATGGACCTGATGCACGAGAACGGCATCGGCGTCGTCCTCGCCACCCCCACCTCCGCGCCGCCGCCCTGGATGGGCCGCCTCCACCCCGACACCCTGCCCGTCACCGAGGACGGCCGCACCGAGTGGTGGGGCGGACGCCAGCACTTCTCCCACTCCAGCGCCACCTACCGCCGCTACGCCGCCGCGATCACCGAGGACCTGGCCGCCCGCTACGGCGGCCACCCGGCGCTGACGATGTGGCACATCAACAACGAGTACTGCACCTTCGACCACGGCGACGAGGCCGCCGCCGCCTTCCGCCGCTGGCTGCGCGAGCGGTACGGCACCCTCGACGCCCTCAACTCGGCCTGGGGCACCGCCTTCTGGAGCCAGCGCTACGACACCTGGGACGGCATCCTCCCGCCGCGCACCCCGCACTACCTCAAGAACCCCACCCAGGTACTGGACTTCAGGCGCTTCACCTCCGACGCCCTCCTGGAGTGCTACCTCGCCGAACGCGACATCGTCGCCCGGCACACCCCGCACATCCCGGTGACGACGAACTTCATGCCCCTGTGGATCGGCCAGGACGGCTGGCGCTGGGCGAGGGAGGAGGACGTCGTCTCCGTCGACCTCTATCCGGACCCGCGCGACCCCCTCGGCGCCCAACAGGCCGCGCTGGTCCAGGACTTGACGCGCTCGCAGGCCAACGGCCCCTGGATGCTGATGGAACAGGCGGCAGGACCGGTCAACTGGCGTGGCGTGAACCACCCCAAGCCGCGCGGCCTCAACCGCCTCTGGTCCCTCCAGTCCGTCGCCCGGGGCGCCGACGCCGTCTGCTACTTCCAGTGGCGCCAGTCCCGCCAGGGCGCCGAGAAGTTCCACTCCGGCATGGTCAGCCACGCGGGGGAGCGGGGCCGCACCTTCGCCGAGGTCAAACAGATCGGCGCCGAACTCCCGCTGATCGCCGAACACCTGACGCCCCCTCAAAAAGCGGACGTCGCCCTCCTGCACGACTGGCACTCCTGGTGGGCCGGCGCCCAAGACGCCCGCCCCTCCACCGAGGTCGACCTCCCGGACGTCCTGCGCGCCTGGCACCGCGCCCTCTGGGAGGAACACCTCACCACCGACTTCGCCCACCCCGAACACGACCTGTCCGCCTACCCGTTGGTCGTGGCCCCGCAGCTCTACCTCCTCACGGACGCCGCGATCGACAACCTCCTCGCGTACGTCCGCGGCGGCGGCACCCTCGTCTGCGGCTTCTTCACCGGAGCCGCCGACGGCGACGACCGCATCCGCCCCGGCGGGATGGACGCCCGCCTGCGCGAACTGTTCGGGATCCGCACCCTGCACGAGTGGTGGCCCCTCGACGCGGGGGAGACCGTCGAGTGCGAGGGGTTCCGCGGCACCCTCTGGTCGGAGGAGATCGAACCCGAACCCGGCACGGAGTGCGTCCCCTACAAGGGCGGCGAGCTGGACTCCCTCCCGGCGGTCCTGCACCGCGACCGCGCCTGGTACGTCTCCACCCTCCCCGAACCGCCCGCCCTGCGCGCCCTCCTGGGCCGCGTCGCCGCCGAAGCGGGCGTCCGCCCCGCCCTCGACGGCCTCCCGGACGGCGTCGAGGCGGTCCGGCGCGGCGAACTGCTGTTCCTCCTCAACCACGGCCCCGACAGTGTCACCGTCCAGGTCCCCGCAGGCCACCTCGACCTGCTCACCGGGACGTCCACCGAGAACCATCTCACCCTGCCCCGGCACGGCGCGGCGGTGCTCAGGCCATGA